In a single window of the Coregonus clupeaformis isolate EN_2021a unplaced genomic scaffold, ASM2061545v1 scaf1238, whole genome shotgun sequence genome:
- the LOC121561471 gene encoding beta-enolase has protein sequence MSITKIHAREILDSRGNPTVEVDLYTAKGRFRAAVPSGASTGVHEALELRDGDKSRYLGKGTVKAVDHVNKDIAAKLIEKKFSVVDQEKIDQFMLELDGTENKSKFGANAILGVSLAVCKAGAAEKGVPLYRHIADLAGHKDVILPCPAFNVINGGSHAGNKLAMQEFMILPIGASNFHEAMRIGAEVYHNLKNVIKAKYGKDATNVGDEGGFAPNILENNEALELLKSAIEKAGYPDKIIIGMDVAASEFYKAGKYDLDFKSPDDPARYITGDQLGDLYKSFIKGYPVQSIEDPFDQDDWAAWSKFTAEVDIQVVGDDLTVTNPKRIQQAVEKKACNCLLLKVNQIGSVTESIKACKLAQSNGWGVMVSHRSGETEDTFIADLVVGLCTGQIKTGAPCRSERLAKYNQLMRIEEELGDKAKFAGKDYRHPKIN, from the exons ATGTCTATCACTAAGATCCATGCCAGAGAGATCCTCGACTCCAGAGGAAACCCCACCGTGGAGGTGGACCTCTACACCGCCAAAG GCCGTTTCAGGGCAGCCGTGCCCAGCGGTGCCTCTACCGGTGTCCATGAGGCTCTGGAGCTGAGAGATGGAGACAAGTCACGCTACCTGGGAAAAG GTACCGTTAAGGCTGTGGATCATGTGAACAAGGACATCGCTGCCAAACTGATTGAGAAGAAGTTCAGTGTTGTTGACCAGGAGAAGATTGACCAATTCATGCTGGAGTTGGACGGAACTGAGAACAAGT CTAAGTTTGGAGCCAACGCCATCCTGGGTGTGTCTCTGGCGGTGTGCAAGGCAGGAGCAGCGGAGAAGGGAGTGCCCCTGTACCGTCACATCGCTGACCTGGCCGGACACAAGGACGTCATCCTGCCCTGCCCC gcctTCAACGTGATCAacggtggtagccatgctggtaacAAGCTGGCCATGCAGGAGTTCATGATCCTGCCCATCGGAGCGTCTAACTTCCACGAGGCCATGAGGATCGGAGCTGAGGTTTACCACAACCTGAAGAACGTGATCAAGGCCAAGTACGGAAAGGACGCCACCAACGTAGGAGATGAGGGTGGCTTCGCACCAAACATCCTGGAGAACAACGAGG CTCTGGAGCTCCTGAAGTCAGCTATTGAGAAGGCTGGATACCCAGACAAGATCATCATCGGCATGGACGTGGCTGCCTCTGAGTTCTACAAGGCAGGAAAGTACGACCTGGACTTCAAGTCACCTGACGACCCTGCCAGATACATCACTGGCGATCAGCTGGGAGATCTGTACAAGAGCTTCATCAAGGGATATCCCG tcCAGTCCATTGAGGATCCCTTCGATCAGGATGATTGGGCGGCGTGGTCAAAGTTCACCGCCGAGGTTGACATCCAG GTGGTGGGTGATGATCTGACCGTGACCAACCCCAAGCGTATCCAGCAGGCTGTAGAGAAGAAGGCCTGTAACTGCCTGCTCCTCAAGGTCAACCAGATCGGCTCCGTCACAGAGTCCATCAAGGC GTGTAAGCTGGCCCAGTCTAACGGATGGGGTGTGATGGTGTCTCATCGttcaggagagacagaggacacctTCATCGCTGACCTGGTGGTCGGACTCTGCACTGGACAGATCAAGACTGGTGCCCCCTGTAGATCAGAACGTCTGGCCAAATACAACCAGCTGATGAG GATTGAAGAGGAGCTTGGAGACAAGGCCAAGTTCGCCGGCAAGGATTACCGTCACCCCAAGATCAACTaa